TTTGAGAATTTTGTCCAGACTTTTTCCCAGAAGATTTACGTTGAGTGGCAAACCCAGACAAATCAGGTTCGATCTCACTAGCTTCTAGCGCAAAATCACTAATTTCTCGGATCGCAATTAACTGATCTTGCCCATCCGAGCGTACTAAAAAGCGATAAACTCCATTGGCTAGCTGCTTACAACTTTCATAACGTATCCAGCCAAATTCTTGAGCCTTAGCAAGAATATTTGCACTTTCAATTTTGTTATATTCTTTCCATAGACGTAGATAACTATCAGCACTCTTAACCAATAAGTCTAAATCGGTACGCACAGTATCACGCATTGCCCCTGCGATCGTGAAGTCGCAGAAGTCAATATCACCAAGCATCAAAATAAATGGGCGAGTTTCTAAATTATTACGTTGTTTTCTAGCTTTAGTAATCCTCTCGATCCTCAGTTTACCCTCGGGAGTTTGCTTGACATCTACTGTAATTTCCTTACCTCTGATTTGAAAAGAAGTTTCGGAAACATCTGTAACCTCCTGTCCCGCTTGCACAAGCATACGCTGGCAAGGTTTAGCAGTTGAATTAGGGTTTACAAAGGGTTGAATTAATAAATTGCTCTTTAACCACTCAATAATTTCTTCTACAGGTTTACTTGAATGTAAGTGTTTGGCACGAATATCTTCAACTATTTTTTCGTCAACACCAATCTCAAACTCACCAATACGCCACTCCTGCACAAATTCATGAACTTGAATCGTTAACTTGTCAGGATTGTTTTGCTTAGGATTTGTGGCTAATACCCAACTAAGAACAGAAAGGTTACGCTCAAGTAGCTTTTCTAATTCTGTTTGAGATCTTTGATCAGTCCCACAAACCGTCCAGATATTAGTTCCATGTTGCAGCAACAGAGCATTATCCGCTGTTGAACGTGACAGCCTAATTTCATCTTTAATGCTAATAACAGCATCGCCACCTGCAAAGGGAGATCCATCAGTTCGCTCTAAATCTAGAGTAGAAATCTTGCCACCTTGTAAATCACTGACTCTCATGACACACCTCCCTTAACTAGATTAAATTTGGCAACTCGATGAGGACGATCTAATGCACCAAAATGTAAAAACCAAGAGCCGAAACGTTGCGGATCAATCGGAAATCGTTTAGGGCGCTCGCCAAATTCCACCTCTAGTTTTTCTCTGCCATCAGAGGTTAACCAGTAGCTTTGACCATCAAGACTTTGCACAGTTATAAGAATGCCTGTGGCTTCTTGTTTTGCCTCTAAACTAATACAAGCCTGATCTTGCTGATATTCGACCCAACCCCTAGTAATACGGCGTGTTAACTCCCTTGGTTGATTAACTTGTAAGGCGATCGCCTGTAATATCGGCGACATTGCCCCATATTGAGGCTCCCACTGAGAAATAGCTAATTGGACAAATGAAGATCTAGGCGCATCACACCAAGGACATAGTTTGTTTGTCGCATAAAACGGACTCTCGCAATCCTGACAATGGAGGATATAATCGGCTGCTGAATGTAATGTTTCCACCCATTGATTAACACTCGGTCTCACCGATGGATTTGTCAAACCTTCCCCAAAGGTTTTAGCACAAAGTCTTTGCAGTCTGGGCGATAAAACCATATCACGAGGAAATCCAAAACTTGAACGATTGCGATCATCGTTAGGAGCATCAACCCAAGGCAACTTACCTTGCACAGCCTGATTGATTATTTCAGGCTCACCATTTTCCACCAAATCACCCATGAGAGGATGAACAAAGCTCAATGTTTTAAAGGCAATTACTGCAAAAGCATGAGCATCAGTTAATGTATTTGCCCCTGATATACCCAACTCGATCTCTGGTGCTGCGTAGGGTGTAGTCCGCAGTCTACTCGCGATCGCGGAGTCTTCAGAGCGCAAATTATCAGAATCAATTAACCAGACTTCTTCCGAATTATTACTTGATGAAATAAAGATATTGTTAGGGGATGGATCGCCGTACACCAAACCCTTAGCGTGTAATTTAGAGAAAATCTCAGCACATTTTGCCAGCAATTTTAATCGACGACCTAGACCGCCTCCTTGGAGATACCACTCCACTAGATTGTCAATTTCTCTAAACTGAAGAGGGGTGGGAATTAAGTTGCTAAGAGGTTCCATACCCGTTAGTAATTCCATCACATAACCTAATCTTGGTTCTTTTAATAAAGCGATCGGACGAGCAATATTTAATCCCTTTAAATCTAATTGTGTTAAACGTTGTACTGACCTGATTTGACGGCGCAATCCTTCTCTCTGTGACTGATTAGCCTGTTGTAAAACTTTGATGGCATAGCGACCATTCTTAACAGAGTAAACTTTTCCCTGTCCACCCTCGCCTAACTTGAGATCGAGTTCATAGACTGTGCCATGTTCATCAGTAACGCATTTTCTGTTGTTGCTTATGTTGATATTATTCATGACTGCCTCCAAAGCATAGCAAGGGTTTTATCATCTAAATGATTTGGGACAGGAAATTCGCGTAGTTCTCGACACAAAGCTTGCCAGCGTTGATAGGGCGGCATTGACGCAAAATCTGTTAAGAGCATGGCAATAAAATCACTTAGGCGATCGCTTTGTAAATCCTCAGAAATACCATCCGTAGCCAATAAAATTGCATCACCAATTTCTAACATAGGTAAAGTTAGTATTTGCCAATCTTGAGTAGACCGTGAGATCCCTAAACCTATTGTTTGATTACTAAATCCTGTCCTCTCAAAATTAAGCCGATGTAAAGTACCATCAGCTTTACGCATTGCTACTAAACCATCCCCAAGCTGAGCCATCACCAACTTTCCCTCAGATGAAATAACGGCAAACAAGCAGGTAGTCGCACTATCATTTTCACTGGCTGGTAAAACATATAAGTTCCAAAGAATATGAATTAAGCGCAATAAGAGCGTTGGTGAAGCATCGACACTATTTCCCCAATAGCGCAACGCATCTTTAACCGCACGGCAAGCCATCTTTGCCCCTTGGCGAGCATTTGGCTTTGATCCTAATCCGTCACTGATGGCGATAAATGTGCCAAATTTACTCTGACCTCCCATCCATGCATCTTCATTAGGGCGGCGATCGCGCTTGTGCTGTGAGCCAGTGACCGAAGCACCGAAAGAAATTAATTTGTTTCTGGATATTTCCGTCATTAGAAATCAATGTCATCCAAATCAAGAGTATTAGGATCAACTAGTTGCTGTAACTGACTAGGATCAGCACTGCGAGATCGCGTTGCCACAGAAAATGTCACCCAACGAAAGAATCTCTGGATATTGGTTTCATCAGCCGCAAAAACAGGAATTTGCGTACTTTGATTAGCAACAAAGGCATTGAGAACATCTCGATCAATATCTTCACCAATTCCCATTGCAAACCTTACAGCCTTACTTGCTCGGTCTGATGTTAGTAATTTATTCAGGGATTCTTTCCAGTTTTTACTAGCTTTTCCTTTGTCGTCAGTAGGCACACCATCGGAAACCAAAATTAAATTCGGGTAGTATGAACGGTTGGGAATAGTATCACGATCCTCAATCAATTGATTGACAAGATCAAAGGCTGCTGCCATAGGAGTCGTCCCCTCTGCCTTCATGTCCTCCCATTGAATCTTAGAAGCAGGAGTTAGGGGAATGTGGAGTACTGCGCCACCTTTGCCGAAACTAATCACCGCAACATGAATATCGGCAAGCGC
This portion of the Pseudanabaena sp. ABRG5-3 genome encodes:
- a CDS encoding vWA domain-containing protein, translated to MSSKFKSFTVPTARMMPVIILADVSGSMTKQGKIAILNRAIASMIQEFKDDNFALADIHVAVISFGKGGAVLHIPLTPASKIQWEDMKAEGTTPMAAAFDLVNQLIEDRDTIPNRSYYPNLILVSDGVPTDDKGKASKNWKESLNKLLTSDRASKAVRFAMGIGEDIDRDVLNAFVANQSTQIPVFAADETNIQRFFRWVTFSVATRSRSADPSQLQQLVDPNTLDLDDIDF
- a CDS encoding PP2C family serine/threonine-protein phosphatase, with translation MTEISRNKLISFGASVTGSQHKRDRRPNEDAWMGGQSKFGTFIAISDGLGSKPNARQGAKMACRAVKDALRYWGNSVDASPTLLLRLIHILWNLYVLPASENDSATTCLFAVISSEGKLVMAQLGDGLVAMRKADGTLHRLNFERTGFSNQTIGLGISRSTQDWQILTLPMLEIGDAILLATDGISEDLQSDRLSDFIAMLLTDFASMPPYQRWQALCRELREFPVPNHLDDKTLAMLWRQS
- a CDS encoding serine/threonine protein kinase, giving the protein MNNINISNNRKCVTDEHGTVYELDLKLGEGGQGKVYSVKNGRYAIKVLQQANQSQREGLRRQIRSVQRLTQLDLKGLNIARPIALLKEPRLGYVMELLTGMEPLSNLIPTPLQFREIDNLVEWYLQGGGLGRRLKLLAKCAEIFSKLHAKGLVYGDPSPNNIFISSSNNSEEVWLIDSDNLRSEDSAIASRLRTTPYAAPEIELGISGANTLTDAHAFAVIAFKTLSFVHPLMGDLVENGEPEIINQAVQGKLPWVDAPNDDRNRSSFGFPRDMVLSPRLQRLCAKTFGEGLTNPSVRPSVNQWVETLHSAADYILHCQDCESPFYATNKLCPWCDAPRSSFVQLAISQWEPQYGAMSPILQAIALQVNQPRELTRRITRGWVEYQQDQACISLEAKQEATGILITVQSLDGQSYWLTSDGREKLEVEFGERPKRFPIDPQRFGSWFLHFGALDRPHRVAKFNLVKGGVS